One region of Arthrobacter sp. StoSoilB22 genomic DNA includes:
- a CDS encoding VOC family protein has protein sequence MPKPDITPGSPCWIDLMTSDTEKAKAFYTALFGWTYETGDQEKYGGYITAFKDGGMVAGIMEKQADMGAMPDVWSTYLRTDDIAATTEAAAANGGQVLLEPMEVPEQGSMAMYGDASGAAIGAWQFGEMKGYEVAAEAGAPAWHELLAKDYESAVTFYQKVFGWDTAVMSDTPDFRYVTLGAGDDAKAGIMDASGFLPEQVPSMWSVYFAVEDTNVSVEQATALGATVMQPAEDTPFGRLATLSDPTGAVFKVIQDLGQTS, from the coding sequence ATGCCCAAGCCTGACATCACTCCCGGTTCCCCTTGCTGGATCGACCTCATGACGTCCGATACTGAGAAGGCCAAGGCCTTCTACACGGCACTTTTCGGCTGGACCTATGAGACCGGAGACCAGGAAAAGTACGGTGGCTACATCACCGCTTTCAAGGACGGCGGGATGGTGGCAGGCATCATGGAGAAGCAGGCGGACATGGGTGCCATGCCGGACGTTTGGTCCACTTACCTGCGCACCGATGACATCGCAGCCACCACTGAGGCAGCGGCAGCCAACGGCGGACAGGTGCTCCTGGAACCCATGGAGGTGCCTGAGCAGGGCAGCATGGCCATGTATGGGGATGCCTCGGGCGCCGCCATCGGCGCCTGGCAGTTCGGCGAGATGAAAGGCTACGAGGTCGCGGCAGAAGCCGGGGCTCCGGCCTGGCACGAACTTCTTGCCAAGGACTACGAGTCCGCTGTCACCTTCTATCAGAAGGTCTTCGGCTGGGACACGGCAGTCATGAGCGACACCCCGGATTTCCGTTACGTAACGCTTGGGGCCGGTGACGACGCCAAGGCAGGCATCATGGACGCCTCCGGTTTCCTGCCCGAACAGGTCCCCTCCATGTGGAGCGTGTATTTCGCGGTGGAAGACACCAATGTCAGCGTGGAGCAAGCCACGGCTCTCGGTGCCACCGTCATGCAGCCCGCGGAGGACACACCTTTCGGCCGGCTGGCCACCTTGTCGGACCCCACGGGAGCCGTCTTCAAGGTCATTCAGGACCTGGGGCAAACCAGCTAG
- a CDS encoding colicin E5-related ribonuclease, which translates to MSIHRDSDLNYTGQPTNPTFGTHEFHSRTLDPTTGTWAGLDKWRGLLSAPQTLNRYTYVTNNPATLIDNLGYDPVRVIGGTSYDYLPASQSWEPIPATTPAFFPAPPLPPYSIHRPAYTPPTTNSYFNRFIQQVSFSTPARVSAPQISARHTALDCVGDMKVGTSPRQLAINEARGKALAEANLQTKPQWVQDLNHANQAFAEKARPLIMLGFAGLGGTATKAELTYTLETKAAGQMSGRGWSNDLISNAINQPTRTVITRDTRWDPAINARRDDPATAYYATDGSYVVRNDVNGTVVQVSDKFKPTWKAPWEK; encoded by the coding sequence GTGTCCATCCACCGGGACTCAGACCTCAACTACACCGGCCAACCCACCAACCCCACATTTGGAACCCACGAGTTCCACTCCCGCACCCTCGACCCCACCACCGGGACCTGGGCGGGGCTAGACAAATGGCGCGGCCTACTCAGCGCACCCCAAACCCTCAACAGGTACACCTACGTCACCAACAACCCCGCAACCCTCATCGACAACCTCGGCTACGACCCCGTGAGAGTCATCGGGGGCACCTCCTACGATTACCTGCCCGCGTCGCAAAGCTGGGAGCCTATCCCAGCCACCACACCGGCATTCTTCCCCGCTCCGCCCCTCCCCCCTTACTCCATCCACAGACCCGCCTACACACCACCAACCACTAACTCCTACTTCAATCGCTTCATTCAACAGGTCAGCTTCTCTACACCTGCCCGCGTCAGCGCCCCACAGATCAGCGCAAGACACACTGCCCTCGACTGTGTCGGCGACATGAAAGTCGGGACGAGCCCCCGGCAGCTCGCGATCAACGAAGCCCGCGGCAAAGCACTTGCCGAGGCCAACCTCCAAACCAAACCCCAATGGGTGCAGGACCTTAACCATGCCAACCAGGCATTCGCGGAGAAGGCTAGGCCACTCATTATGCTGGGCTTTGCCGGACTAGGCGGGACAGCCACCAAAGCGGAGTTGACTTATACTTTGGAAACTAAAGCTGCGGGCCAGATGTCTGGACGAGGTTGGTCAAATGATTTAATTTCCAACGCCATTAATCAGCCCACACGCACGGTCATTACACGTGACACGCGGTGGGATCCCGCAATCAATGCAAGGAGGGACGATCCCGCAACTGCCTATTACGCCACTGACGGCAGTTATGTTGTTAGGAACGACGTCAACGGTACAGTTGTCCAAGTAAGTGACAAATTCAAGCCCACCTGGAAGGCGCCTTGGGAAAAATAG
- a CDS encoding NAD(P)H-quinone oxidoreductase, whose translation MKAVYISEPGGPEVLEIREVPSPVPGEGEVLIDVVAAGLNRADVQQRRGFYPPPPGASEVPGLEVSGRIAAFGPGVTKAFSVGDKVVALLSGGGYAQQVAVPAEQVLRVPEGVDLITAASLPEVAATVYSNLIMTAQLQPGETVLIHGATGGIGTMAIQLAKAYGAHVATTAGTDEKVGTAKAFLGADIAINYAEEDFAESLKARNGGKGADVILDVVGAKYLQQNIDALADYGRLIVIGLQGGAKAEINLGQLLSKRAAVIGTALRPRPVAEKGIIISGVREFVWPMLTDGRIRPLVAKSFPLEQVQEAHQYFDSGEHVGKVLLLL comes from the coding sequence ATGAAAGCCGTCTACATCTCAGAGCCGGGCGGGCCCGAAGTCCTCGAAATCCGCGAGGTCCCTTCTCCGGTGCCCGGCGAGGGCGAGGTCCTGATCGACGTCGTGGCTGCGGGACTGAACCGCGCCGATGTCCAGCAGCGCAGAGGGTTCTACCCGCCGCCCCCGGGGGCATCGGAAGTTCCGGGCCTGGAAGTTTCCGGTCGCATAGCCGCCTTCGGCCCCGGCGTCACTAAAGCGTTCTCCGTGGGAGACAAAGTGGTGGCACTGTTGTCTGGTGGCGGCTACGCCCAGCAAGTGGCAGTTCCGGCCGAGCAAGTCCTGCGGGTGCCCGAAGGCGTGGACCTGATAACTGCGGCTTCCCTGCCTGAAGTTGCAGCCACTGTGTATTCGAACCTGATCATGACCGCACAATTGCAACCCGGCGAGACTGTACTCATCCACGGTGCAACGGGCGGCATCGGCACCATGGCCATCCAACTGGCCAAGGCCTATGGCGCGCACGTGGCAACCACGGCCGGCACGGATGAGAAAGTCGGTACAGCCAAGGCCTTCCTCGGCGCCGATATCGCCATCAATTATGCCGAAGAGGACTTCGCTGAAAGTCTCAAGGCACGCAACGGAGGCAAAGGCGCGGACGTTATCCTCGACGTCGTGGGTGCCAAATATCTGCAACAGAACATTGATGCTCTCGCAGACTATGGCCGACTGATCGTCATCGGCCTGCAAGGTGGCGCAAAAGCCGAGATCAACCTCGGGCAACTCCTTAGCAAGAGGGCTGCTGTCATTGGCACAGCGCTGAGGCCGCGACCGGTGGCTGAAAAGGGAATCATCATCTCTGGCGTCCGCGAGTTCGTCTGGCCCATGCTGACCGATGGCAGGATCAGGCCCCTGGTGGCCAAGTCCTTCCCCCTTGAGCAAGTCCAGGAAGCACACCAGTACTTCGACTCCGGCGAGCACGTGGGCAAAGTCCTCCTGCTCCTCTAG
- a CDS encoding PadR family transcriptional regulator encodes MSIRHSLLALLQDQPRYGYELRVEFEDRTGAAWPLNIGQVYTTLDRLERDGLVSKDGDDGGGHVIYSITDAGAGEVEAWFAGAVDRGNPPRNEIAIKLALAVTLPGVDTSAVIQSQREVSVKALQEHTQARKAVSANQRSSDTAWLLVLDSLIFQAEAEVRWLDLCEARMVQGQANGGSSQAAPKRLS; translated from the coding sequence ATGTCCATCCGGCACAGCCTGCTGGCCCTGCTCCAGGATCAGCCGCGGTACGGTTACGAGCTGCGAGTCGAATTCGAAGACCGCACGGGCGCCGCGTGGCCGTTGAACATCGGCCAGGTCTACACCACCTTGGATAGGCTTGAGCGCGACGGCTTGGTGAGTAAAGACGGCGACGACGGCGGCGGGCACGTCATCTACAGCATCACTGACGCCGGGGCTGGGGAAGTCGAAGCGTGGTTCGCCGGTGCAGTGGACCGGGGCAATCCTCCTCGGAATGAGATTGCCATCAAGTTGGCGCTCGCAGTGACCCTTCCGGGCGTGGACACTTCTGCGGTGATTCAGTCCCAAAGAGAAGTATCTGTCAAGGCCCTGCAAGAGCACACGCAGGCCAGAAAAGCCGTCTCGGCCAATCAGCGGTCCTCGGATACCGCGTGGCTGCTGGTGCTCGATTCCTTGATTTTCCAGGCCGAAGCGGAAGTCCGGTGGTTGGATCTTTGCGAGGCCCGCATGGTGCAAGGCCAGGCAAACGGGGGATCGAGCCAAGCTGCTCCCAAACGGTTGAGCTGA
- a CDS encoding carbon starvation CstA family protein has product MGKISDQSKLAEGLDPTLPPPAVEDSVREAEERKWTPVKIGLWIAISLLGAVAWFMLALVRGETVNAIWFVFAAVCTYLIGYRFYSKVIERYLLKPDDRRATPAEYKADGKDYVRTDRNVLFGHHFAAIAGAGPLVGPVIAAQMGYLPGTIWIIIGVVLAGAVQDYLVMFFSMRRGGRSLGQMAREELGVIGGTAALVATLLIMIIIVAILALVVVNALGESPWGVFSVGMTIPIALFMGVYLRFIRPGKVMEVSIIGFVLLMAAIIGGGAVAGTEWGAAFFHLDKVTIAWGIIIYGFIAAILPVWLLLAPRDYLSTFMKIGVIVMLALAIIVVRPEITVPAFSEFASRENGPVFSGALFPFLFVTIACGALSGFHALISSGTTPKLIEKERQTRFIGYGGMLMESFVAIMALVAAISIDRGIYFAMNAPLALTGGTVESAAQWVNSLGLANVNITPDVLAQTAKDVGEESIISRSGGAPTLAVGLAHIMQQFIGGPGMMAFWYHFAIMFEALFILTAVDAGTRVARFMLQDSIGNFIPKFKEASWRPGAWLCTAIMVGAWGAVLLMGVTDPLGGINTLFPLFGIANQLLAAIALAVCLAITAKRGVFKWLWIVAVPLTFAAVVTITASFHKIFSPVPAVGYFANNQAFSKALADGKTEFGTAKTVAAMEAVVRNTMIQGVLSVIFVTLSIIVIVAALLATVKAIRAGGGQDHEDPAVPSKVYAPAGLFPTPAEKKLLAEWNALPAEKRTQKAGHH; this is encoded by the coding sequence ATGGGCAAGATTTCTGACCAATCCAAGCTTGCGGAAGGATTGGATCCCACGCTGCCTCCTCCGGCTGTGGAGGACTCCGTGCGTGAAGCGGAGGAACGTAAGTGGACCCCGGTCAAGATTGGTCTCTGGATTGCCATCTCGCTGCTGGGAGCGGTGGCGTGGTTCATGCTCGCACTGGTGCGCGGCGAAACCGTCAATGCCATCTGGTTCGTTTTCGCGGCCGTTTGCACCTACTTGATCGGCTACCGCTTCTACTCCAAGGTCATTGAGCGCTACTTGCTCAAGCCGGATGACCGCCGCGCTACTCCTGCTGAGTACAAGGCTGATGGCAAGGACTACGTCCGCACTGACAGGAACGTGCTGTTCGGGCACCACTTCGCCGCCATTGCCGGTGCCGGACCGCTGGTTGGACCTGTCATTGCGGCTCAGATGGGCTACCTTCCCGGCACTATCTGGATCATCATCGGCGTCGTTCTCGCCGGCGCCGTGCAGGACTACCTGGTCATGTTCTTCTCTATGCGCCGTGGTGGCCGTTCACTTGGCCAGATGGCGCGGGAGGAACTCGGCGTCATCGGCGGTACGGCAGCCCTAGTGGCCACGCTGCTGATCATGATCATCATTGTGGCCATCCTTGCTTTGGTAGTGGTCAATGCCCTGGGTGAAAGTCCTTGGGGCGTGTTCTCTGTGGGCATGACCATCCCCATCGCGCTTTTCATGGGCGTCTATCTTCGGTTCATCCGGCCGGGGAAGGTGATGGAGGTATCCATCATCGGCTTCGTGCTCCTGATGGCAGCCATCATCGGAGGCGGCGCTGTTGCCGGTACCGAGTGGGGTGCAGCCTTCTTCCACTTGGACAAGGTCACCATTGCCTGGGGCATCATCATTTACGGTTTCATCGCCGCAATCCTGCCCGTCTGGCTGCTCCTGGCTCCGCGCGACTATCTCTCCACCTTCATGAAGATCGGCGTGATCGTGATGCTCGCGCTCGCCATCATTGTGGTGCGGCCGGAGATCACAGTCCCGGCGTTCAGCGAGTTCGCCAGCCGGGAAAACGGCCCGGTCTTCTCCGGGGCGTTGTTCCCCTTCCTGTTCGTCACCATCGCCTGTGGCGCCCTGTCCGGCTTTCACGCCCTGATCTCCTCGGGGACCACCCCCAAGCTGATCGAGAAGGAACGGCAGACCCGCTTTATCGGCTACGGCGGCATGCTGATGGAATCCTTCGTGGCGATTATGGCTTTGGTAGCCGCGATCTCGATCGACCGTGGCATCTACTTCGCCATGAACGCACCCCTGGCACTCACCGGCGGCACCGTGGAATCTGCGGCGCAATGGGTCAACAGCCTTGGCTTGGCCAACGTCAACATCACCCCGGACGTGCTGGCCCAGACTGCCAAGGACGTGGGCGAGGAGAGCATCATTTCCCGTTCGGGCGGCGCTCCCACCTTGGCTGTCGGTTTGGCCCACATCATGCAGCAGTTCATCGGCGGACCCGGAATGATGGCTTTCTGGTACCACTTCGCCATCATGTTCGAAGCACTGTTCATCCTCACCGCCGTGGACGCAGGAACCCGCGTCGCCCGGTTCATGCTTCAGGATTCCATCGGCAACTTCATTCCCAAGTTCAAGGAAGCCTCATGGCGTCCTGGTGCCTGGCTGTGCACTGCCATCATGGTGGGTGCGTGGGGTGCCGTGCTCCTCATGGGCGTCACTGATCCGCTGGGTGGCATCAACACGCTGTTCCCGCTCTTCGGCATCGCCAACCAGTTGCTGGCAGCCATTGCACTGGCTGTGTGCCTTGCCATCACTGCAAAGCGTGGAGTGTTCAAATGGCTGTGGATCGTAGCTGTTCCGCTGACTTTTGCAGCTGTTGTGACCATCACCGCCAGCTTCCACAAGATTTTCTCGCCGGTCCCGGCCGTGGGTTACTTCGCCAACAACCAGGCGTTCTCCAAGGCATTGGCTGATGGAAAGACGGAGTTCGGCACTGCCAAGACCGTCGCCGCGATGGAAGCCGTGGTCCGCAACACCATGATCCAAGGCGTACTTTCGGTCATCTTCGTGACGTTGAGCATCATCGTGATCGTCGCCGCCCTCCTGGCAACCGTCAAGGCAATCCGCGCGGGTGGCGGCCAGGATCATGAAGACCCGGCGGTGCCGTCCAAGGTGTACGCACCGGCGGGGTTGTTCCCCACTCCTGCCGAGAAAAAGTTGCTCGCAGAGTGGAACGCCCTGCCTGCGGAGAAACGGACGCAGAAGGCCGGCCACCACTGA
- a CDS encoding YbdD/YjiX family protein, producing MNTVVKGLRGFATYMGSLMGADAYRKYLEHFEASGHSGPAMTEREFWRDRMDRQDSNPQGRCC from the coding sequence ATGAACACCGTAGTGAAGGGTCTCCGCGGCTTCGCCACCTATATGGGCTCGCTCATGGGTGCTGACGCGTACCGGAAGTACCTTGAGCATTTCGAAGCAAGCGGCCATTCCGGGCCCGCCATGACTGAACGCGAGTTCTGGCGGGACCGGATGGACCGGCAGGACAGCAACCCGCAGGGCAGGTGCTGCTGA
- a CDS encoding bacterial proteasome activator family protein, whose amino-acid sequence MSDLNNIQPTDEASDDTPVEGTTLDEGLEKPAGQEPFTEGVAKDAKPKGGSLHDLVDEPAKVMRIGTMVRQLLEEVKAAPLDDAARNRLAEIHERSIKELEDGLAPELIEELERISLPFPDDKAPSDAELRIAQAQLVGWLEGLFHGIQAAIAAQQAAKEHAAAQMQLRQLPPGTVIAPGIVIGENGQPQRAAAQGAGGAAPQGRPEDPDHGPGQYL is encoded by the coding sequence ATGAGCGATCTGAACAACATTCAGCCCACGGATGAGGCTTCGGACGACACCCCTGTGGAGGGAACCACGCTGGACGAGGGCCTTGAGAAGCCCGCCGGACAGGAGCCTTTTACGGAAGGGGTGGCCAAGGATGCCAAACCCAAGGGAGGTAGCCTTCACGATCTTGTGGACGAGCCCGCCAAGGTGATGCGGATCGGCACTATGGTCCGCCAGCTCCTGGAGGAAGTGAAAGCCGCACCATTGGACGACGCTGCCCGCAATCGCCTTGCCGAGATTCACGAGCGGTCCATCAAGGAACTTGAGGATGGGCTGGCTCCGGAACTCATTGAGGAACTGGAGCGAATCAGCTTGCCTTTCCCTGACGATAAAGCGCCCTCCGATGCGGAGCTTCGCATCGCGCAGGCACAACTCGTTGGTTGGCTGGAGGGCTTGTTCCATGGCATTCAGGCGGCAATTGCGGCGCAGCAAGCGGCCAAGGAACACGCTGCAGCGCAGATGCAGCTCCGTCAACTCCCGCCGGGAACTGTCATCGCACCGGGCATTGTGATCGGCGAAAACGGCCAACCGCAGCGGGCTGCCGCACAGGGTGCTGGCGGCGCTGCTCCGCAAGGCCGACCGGAAGACCCCGACCACGGTCCGGGTCAGTACCTCTGA
- a CDS encoding aldo/keto reductase, whose protein sequence is MTSSPTLTFNDGNTIPQLGYGVWQVEDDVAEKVVRQAFEAGFRHIDTAKIYGNEAGVGRAIASSGLSAEEIFITTKLWNADQGYESTLAAFEESMDRLGLETLDLYLIHWQQPKQEKYVDTWKALIELKKRGRVKSIGVSNFTKEGLQHIIDETGVVPAINQVELHPFFNQADLREFNASKGILTQAWSPLGQGGELLESATVAEIAAKHDATPAQVVIAWHLAIGNVVIPKSVTESRIQENFAALNVTLDATDVEAINGLDRGAEGRIGPDPAVSDFA, encoded by the coding sequence ATGACTTCGTCACCAACACTTACTTTCAACGACGGCAACACCATCCCCCAGCTCGGCTACGGGGTGTGGCAAGTTGAAGACGATGTAGCCGAAAAGGTGGTGCGCCAGGCTTTTGAAGCCGGGTTCCGCCACATCGATACCGCCAAGATCTACGGCAACGAGGCAGGCGTCGGCCGCGCCATTGCATCCTCCGGTCTTTCTGCCGAGGAAATCTTCATCACCACCAAGTTGTGGAACGCGGACCAGGGCTACGAATCCACTCTCGCTGCCTTTGAGGAGTCCATGGACCGCCTCGGCCTGGAGACCCTGGACCTGTACCTGATCCACTGGCAGCAGCCCAAGCAGGAAAAGTACGTTGACACCTGGAAGGCCCTCATCGAGCTGAAAAAGCGCGGCCGGGTCAAGTCCATCGGTGTTTCCAACTTCACCAAGGAAGGCCTGCAGCACATCATCGACGAGACCGGTGTTGTTCCGGCCATCAACCAGGTGGAGCTCCACCCGTTCTTCAACCAGGCTGATCTTCGCGAATTCAACGCGTCCAAGGGAATCCTGACTCAGGCCTGGTCGCCGCTGGGCCAAGGTGGCGAGCTACTTGAAAGCGCTACCGTGGCTGAGATCGCCGCCAAGCATGACGCCACCCCGGCCCAGGTCGTCATCGCCTGGCACCTGGCCATCGGCAACGTGGTGATCCCCAAGTCCGTCACGGAGTCCCGCATCCAGGAGAACTTCGCGGCCCTCAACGTCACGCTGGACGCTACCGACGTGGAGGCCATCAACGGCCTGGACCGTGGTGCTGAAGGCCGCATCGGCCCGGACCCGGCAGTCTCCGACTTCGCCTAA
- a CDS encoding AsnC family transcriptional regulator → MVVFDALERQIVAALQLDPRCPWRKIAAVLGEAERTVARRGSQLLESGAVAVVGIRPKPSVVLVEMRCMPGTVRAAVHALSQRSDTTFVYTTTGTGDCVAEVLTEPSRMAEVLSDELPATLGLRDSTSYPVLRYFRTIRGWRPEILTADKAEALRSTFTQDSGALVQRQDLSRQDNELVDALCADGRMSFEALGRRVGVSEATARRRSEWLLANNRVHLRAIVEPASFGLGVEALLWIRASPQHVEHVGKSLAELPTVRYAAAIAGTYQIMADVTVEDMAALYRFITTSEWAQNAAGVDVSILLDARKRGGRVMRSQS, encoded by the coding sequence ATGGTGGTGTTTGACGCATTGGAGCGGCAGATTGTGGCTGCCCTGCAACTGGATCCGCGCTGCCCGTGGCGGAAGATTGCCGCCGTCCTGGGAGAAGCCGAACGAACTGTTGCCCGCAGGGGATCGCAGTTGCTGGAATCCGGTGCGGTGGCTGTGGTGGGCATCCGGCCCAAGCCGTCGGTAGTGCTGGTGGAAATGCGGTGCATGCCCGGGACGGTACGTGCCGCAGTTCACGCACTCTCGCAACGCTCCGACACCACTTTCGTTTACACCACCACCGGCACCGGTGACTGTGTAGCTGAGGTACTCACTGAACCCTCTCGCATGGCGGAGGTCCTCTCTGACGAGCTGCCGGCCACGCTTGGCTTGCGCGATTCCACCAGCTACCCCGTGCTTCGGTATTTCCGGACCATCCGCGGTTGGCGGCCGGAGATTCTCACCGCCGACAAAGCGGAGGCACTCCGCTCCACCTTTACCCAGGATTCGGGAGCCTTGGTGCAGCGGCAGGATTTGAGTCGCCAGGACAACGAACTCGTGGACGCGCTGTGTGCCGATGGCCGGATGAGTTTTGAGGCTTTGGGCCGCCGGGTGGGCGTTTCAGAGGCAACTGCCCGCCGCCGCAGCGAATGGTTGCTTGCCAACAACCGGGTCCACTTGCGGGCCATTGTAGAGCCCGCTTCCTTTGGCCTTGGCGTTGAAGCGCTGCTTTGGATCCGTGCCTCGCCGCAACATGTTGAACACGTGGGGAAGAGCTTGGCTGAGCTTCCCACCGTCCGATACGCCGCAGCGATCGCAGGCACTTACCAGATCATGGCTGACGTGACGGTGGAGGACATGGCTGCGCTCTACCGCTTCATCACCACCTCGGAGTGGGCACAAAACGCCGCTGGCGTGGATGTTTCGATCCTCCTTGATGCGAGGAAGCGTGGTGGCAGGGTTATGCGCTCACAGTCGTGA
- a CDS encoding amidase family protein, whose protein sequence is MSDTLGELSAVELSAAIRRKEVSAREALTEHLERIAGINPVVNAVVTLDAEGAHALAHRADQLTASGAELPPLHGIPMTHKDTNNTAGMRTTQGSLALRDFIPDADDLIIARLKAAGVVSTGKSNVPEFGAGSHTFNELFGTTTNPYAPTLSAGGSSGGVAAVVASRVQSIGDGSDMGGSLRIPASFCNVVGFRPSTAVIPMPSDVNAYAWLGRTGPMARTVEDIALFMSVTAGKDPRVPHPAGLDPEVFRSTLETDLRGVRIGWSRDFGIGVPVDPEIVDHLERQLAIFEDLGAIVEEATPDFSEADLVFGNTRALDFAAGLGPILERAGDVIKPEVHWNVEKGFALTARDVIETAAARTRLELSVQDFFGRYDLFASPCAQVLPFDATLRYPADIAGTASETYLDWMRSACLLSATGLPVLSVPAGFSSAGLPIGLQLASNHFKDMQLLRYGRAFEQQTGYAAVAPVVSAGHKPLTTVSA, encoded by the coding sequence ATGTCTGACACCCTTGGCGAGCTGTCCGCCGTCGAACTTTCCGCAGCCATTCGCCGGAAGGAAGTCTCGGCGCGCGAAGCGTTGACCGAACACCTGGAGCGCATTGCCGGGATTAATCCCGTAGTCAACGCAGTGGTCACCCTCGACGCTGAAGGTGCACATGCCCTGGCACACCGGGCAGACCAGCTCACAGCATCCGGAGCGGAACTGCCACCCCTTCATGGGATTCCCATGACCCACAAGGACACCAACAACACAGCCGGGATGCGCACCACCCAGGGCTCACTGGCCTTGCGTGACTTCATCCCCGACGCCGACGACCTCATCATTGCGCGCCTGAAGGCAGCCGGCGTGGTCAGCACCGGAAAGTCGAACGTCCCCGAGTTCGGCGCCGGCTCCCACACGTTCAACGAGCTCTTCGGAACCACCACCAACCCCTACGCGCCAACATTGAGCGCCGGCGGCAGCAGCGGCGGAGTGGCCGCCGTCGTCGCATCCCGCGTCCAGAGCATCGGCGACGGCAGCGACATGGGCGGATCACTCCGCATTCCGGCCTCCTTCTGCAACGTGGTGGGTTTCAGGCCGTCGACGGCGGTCATCCCCATGCCGTCCGACGTCAACGCCTACGCGTGGCTGGGGAGGACAGGGCCCATGGCCCGGACTGTGGAGGACATTGCCCTGTTCATGTCCGTCACGGCGGGAAAGGATCCCCGTGTTCCGCATCCGGCCGGCCTGGACCCGGAGGTATTCCGATCCACCCTGGAGACGGACCTGCGCGGTGTGCGAATCGGGTGGTCCCGCGACTTCGGGATCGGGGTCCCGGTGGACCCGGAGATCGTGGATCATCTTGAGCGGCAACTGGCCATCTTCGAAGATCTCGGAGCGATTGTGGAGGAAGCCACCCCGGATTTCAGCGAAGCGGACCTGGTGTTCGGCAATACCCGAGCCCTGGACTTCGCAGCAGGGCTCGGGCCGATCCTGGAGCGGGCCGGTGACGTCATCAAGCCTGAAGTCCACTGGAACGTTGAGAAGGGGTTCGCGCTGACGGCGCGGGATGTCATTGAGACCGCGGCCGCCCGGACCCGGCTGGAATTGAGTGTTCAGGACTTCTTTGGACGGTACGATCTTTTCGCCAGCCCCTGCGCCCAGGTTCTCCCCTTTGACGCAACGCTGCGGTACCCCGCGGACATTGCCGGGACGGCCTCGGAGACGTACTTGGATTGGATGCGATCAGCCTGCCTCCTGTCCGCAACCGGCCTGCCTGTGCTCAGTGTTCCCGCGGGATTCAGCTCTGCCGGACTACCTATCGGCCTGCAGCTCGCCAGCAACCATTTCAAGGACATGCAGCTGCTTCGCTATGGCCGCGCGTTCGAGCAGCAGACGGGGTACGCCGCCGTCGCCCCTGTTGTCTCGGCCGGCCACAAGCCGCTCACGACTGTGAGCGCATAA
- a CDS encoding DUF5058 family protein — MHQPLALQPLAPTDSTDIMAIANNPVLWICVAGVFGVIIIQSVIFMKAARRAAPSVDMSVQDIRTSFRSGAVSAIGPSLAVSLVAIALLGLFGAPAVLSRIGLIGSAAYDVSAAGIAAGSMGAKLGDASYTQSVFAVAFFAMSIGGAMWMLATLILTPLLRKGDAKIRSVNPAAMAIVPAAALIGAFSCLGLTELPKSGIHVLSFAVSAAVMGTCLLLARKLGKSWLREWGLGISIVIGLSAAYLAVSA, encoded by the coding sequence ATGCACCAACCCCTGGCTCTTCAACCGCTAGCACCCACCGACTCCACCGACATCATGGCAATTGCCAACAATCCCGTCCTCTGGATCTGCGTGGCCGGCGTCTTTGGCGTCATCATCATCCAATCCGTCATCTTCATGAAGGCAGCCCGACGCGCTGCTCCCTCAGTGGACATGAGTGTGCAAGACATCAGGACCTCGTTCCGCTCAGGCGCTGTCTCGGCCATCGGTCCCTCCCTGGCGGTATCGCTGGTGGCCATTGCTTTGCTGGGTCTCTTCGGGGCACCGGCTGTGTTGTCCCGGATCGGCCTGATCGGCTCGGCTGCCTACGATGTTTCGGCCGCGGGCATCGCAGCAGGTTCCATGGGAGCCAAGCTCGGCGATGCCAGCTACACGCAAAGTGTCTTCGCGGTGGCGTTCTTTGCCATGAGCATCGGCGGGGCGATGTGGATGCTCGCTACCTTGATCCTGACGCCTCTGCTGCGCAAGGGTGACGCCAAGATCCGCTCGGTGAATCCAGCAGCCATGGCGATCGTCCCTGCGGCGGCCTTGATCGGTGCCTTCTCCTGCCTGGGTCTCACAGAGCTGCCCAAATCTGGAATCCATGTGCTGTCCTTCGCAGTCTCCGCAGCGGTCATGGGCACGTGCCTGTTGCTGGCCAGGAAACTCGGCAAGAGCTGGTTGCGGGAATGGGGGCTCGGAATCTCGATCGTCATTGGCCTCAGTGCCGCCTACCTGGCCGTCAGCGCTTAA